The Sesamum indicum cultivar Zhongzhi No. 13 linkage group LG1, S_indicum_v1.0, whole genome shotgun sequence genome includes a window with the following:
- the LOC105169506 gene encoding probable receptor-like serine/threonine-protein kinase At5g57670 produces MRLAADDTGVAEGSGEESTAAAVTVGDDGGAVVVVGMKMDSRSRELLTWALVKVAQSGDRVVALHILDPNADKSTLLALVKTFDSVLAAYEGFCNLKEVDLKLKVCKGSPVRKILTQEAKSCGATSLILGASGVHHKIRSRISVAKYCAKNLQKNVSVMCVDNGKILFQRDSNASKVSLFGSLDVSGSRMKRRKTLPKSPLSLPPARVLSSSSNGSEDTSMALVPLRTQKLPESKSGWAVLRSVFLHKRRVTETSSPKKSSLVQWILKLPSRQSFAIIYPDQKQITTPDRDDCHLDLDPENGAIVLYSAETNSTYSSNIFLEELKALGEKYSTTCQLFSYQDLLSATNNFLPENLIGMGGSSRVYRGCLPGGRELAVKILKPSEDVLKQFVSEIEIITSLHHKNIISLLGFGFEEDKLLLVYNLLSRGSLEENLHGTQKSENLFGWEERYKVALGVVEALDHLHNTADSIIHRDVKSSNILLSDNFEPQLSDFGLAAWASSCSHHMSASDVAGTFGYLAPEYFMHGKLNEKIDVYAFGVVLLELLSGRKPIDNGFPNGQESLVMWAKHILKEGKISELQDPKLVNACNWDQFEKMVLAATLCIRLEPQSRPETSLVLKLLRGDPEVVEWARQETETSEDLFNVINGEQSATNIQSFINLALLNLDDDSASNSSTEQNLSVEDYLGVRDRTKNGKPSRRRIHWASC; encoded by the exons ATGAGACTGGCAGCAGATGATACTGGAGTTGCGGAGGGTAGTGGTGAAGAGAGCACCGCGGCCGCCGTTACTGTCGGGGATGACGGAG GcgcggtggtggtggttggaATGAAGATGGACTCGCGGAGTAGAGAGTTGCTGACATGGGCGCTAGTGAAGGTGGCGCAGAGCGGGGATCGTGTGGTTGCTCTACACATCCTCGATCCTAACGCTG ATAAATCGACTCTGCTTGCGCTGGTCAAGACTTTTGATTCGGTGTTGGCTGCTTATGAAGGCTTCTGCAACCTAAAAGAG GTGGATTTAAAGCTTAAGGTCTGTAAAGGATCTCCAGTACGTAAGATCCTAACCCAGGAGGCAAAATCATGTGGTGCAACGAGTTTAATTCTTGGTGCTTCAGGAGtccatcacaaaattagatcaaGGATCTCTGTTGCCAAGTATTGTGCCAAGAATCTACAAAAGAATGTGTCAGTGATGTGTGTTGATAATGGAAAGATTTTATTCCAAAGAGACTCAAATGCTTCCAAAGTCTCGTTGTTTGGAAGTCTTGATGTGTCAGGATCGAGAATGAAAAGGAGGAAGACATTGCCCAAAAGCCCGTTAAGTCTACCACCAGCCCGAGTTTTATCATCATCAAGCAATGGAAGTGAGGATACTTCAATGGCTCTGGTACCCTTAAGAACTCAAAAGTTGCCCGAATCCAAGTCAGGATGGGCAGTATTGCGCAGTGTGTTTCTACACAAGCGAAGAGTAACTGAAACGTCATCTCCTAAGAAATCATCATTGGTTCAGTGGATATTAAAACTACCGAGTCGACAATCCTTTGCAATTATTTATCCTGATCAGAAACAGATTACCACACCTGATAGGGATGACTGTCATTTAGATTTGGACCCCGAGAATGGTGCTATTGTCCTGTACTCAGCTGAGACTAATTCTACTTATTCATCCAACATTTTCCTGGAAGAACTCAAGGCTCTTGGGGAGAAGTACTCTACGACATGCCAATTGTTTAGCTACCAGGATCTCTTGTCAGCAACAAATAACTTCCTACCTG aaaatttaattggaaTGGGTGGAAGCAGCCGAGTTTATCGGGGCTGTTTACCAGGAGGCAGGGAATTAGCAGTGAAAATTCTAAAACCGTCAGAGGATGTACTGAAGCAGTTCGTTTCTGAAATCGAAATTATTACGTCTTTGCATCACAAAAACATTATATCTTTACTTGGTTTTGGTTTTGAGGAGGACAAATTACTTTTGGTTTATAACCTTTTATCCAGAGGAAGCCTGGAAGAGAATCTCCATG GTACACAGAAGTCTGAAAATTTGTTTGGTTGGGAAGAGAGATATAAGGTTGCTTTGGGAGTTGTTGAGGCGCTGGACCATTTGCACAATACAGCTGACTCAATTATACATAGAGATGTAAAATCTTCAAATATCCTTCTTTCAGACAATTTTGAGCCACAG CTGTCAGATTTTGGTCTTGCTGCATGGGCTTCAAGTTGTTCGCATCATATGAGTGCCTCAGATGTTGCTGGTACATTCGG CTACTTGGCCCCAGAGTACTTTATGCACGGGaaactaaatgaaaaaattgatgtcTATGCATTTGGCGTTGTACTCCTGGAGCTGTTATCTGGTAGAAAGCCAATTGATAATGGATTTCCAAATGGCCAGGAAAGCTTGGTGATGTGG GCAAAACACATTTTGAAGGAGGGTAAAATTTCAGAGCTGCAAGATCCAAAGTTGGTTAATGCTTGTAACTGGGATCAATTTGAGAAAATGGTCTTAGCTGCAACCTTGTGTATCAGACTTGAACCTCAATCTCGTCCTGAAACTAGCCTT GTTCTAAAACTCCTTCGTGGGGATCCAGAAGTTGTGGAGTGGGCTAGGCAGGAAACTGAGACTTCTGAAGACCTCTTCAACGTTATCAACGGTGAACAATCTGCAACAAACATCCAATCCTTCATCAATCTTGCGTTGCTTAATTTGGACGATGATTCTGCCTCTAATAGCAGCACTGAGCAGAATCTCTCGGTGGAGGATTACTTGGGAG TGAGAGACAGGACAAAGAATGGCAAGCCCTCCAGAAGAAGAATACATTGGGCAAGCTGCTGA
- the LOC105169519 gene encoding protein CHROMATIN REMODELING 24 (The sequence of the model RefSeq protein was modified relative to this genomic sequence to represent the inferred CDS: added 32 bases not found in genome assembly), with amino-acid sequence MADGKKKQAMSLNQLHNRFLHDLSASHSKPKPGAVEDNTQWKVKAVESTEGNDDVPRFDFDTTSPPPLQEGEVNVEEPVSTKIKDSSPQLFAGIADFDSPSPSFAFEPRESSKTTEAGSSSCEANPTISGSSEHNTNLSVGMKLEHIGQESSKLSDIEDNASKKRSLLSGGVDHASNFRGEERQTKVKIEGRRRLCRISKNNDSASAAGRKSIRDEEPKFDGISDFDSPPQVNKTCESAGNEIRDILNDLSARLEILSIEKKRVPKKVDPMEDFQDTIRSKLHDLTIKEGVPEYHNAASSYLLSSDCVDNTIESKVGSIVTSELQGGKTSISKGKDDTCVGKANRTLYKCEGLNNDKLMRAHVKSASTTESQAYNYSREVEGFDTGDYVAFSKKDKVKQVDRRQEKIIDVSDNESDEVTVLEDHVDDLTLSGPKLTYKLPRKLAKMLYPHQREGLKWLWSLHCKGKGGILGDDMGLGKTMQICSFIAGLFHSNLVRRVLVVAPKTLLAHWINELSTVGLSEKTREYFATCTKTRHYELQYVLQDKGVLLTTYDIVRNNAKSLCGDYHYNDDGDEDETTWDYMILDEGHLIKNPSTQRAKSLLQIPCLHRIIISGTPLQNNLKELWALFNFCCPELLGDKKEFKEKYEHFINRGNEKNASDREKRIGSAVAREFRECIQPFFLRRLKSEVFHDDTTLSKKNEIIVWLRLTRCQRQLYEAFLKSEIVLSACDGSPLAALTILKKICDHPLLLTKRAAEDVLEGMDSIVDQEDHRVAERLAMHIADVAERFDIVENHDISCKISFILSLLGDLVPKGHNVLIFSQTRKMLNLIQESLISNHYKYIRIDGTTKASDRAKIVKDFQEGHAAPIFLLTTQVGGLGLTLTNADRVIVVDPAWNPSTDNQSVDRAYRIGQKKDVIVYRLMTCGTVEEKIYRKQVFKGGLFRSATEHKEQIRYFSQQDLRDLFSLPKQGFDISPTQQQLLEEHDHQHTMEESLRAHVEFLETLNIAGISQHNLLFSKAAPLQAVEIEEEAGRLRGSRFMGNPPTRSSIEQNVDGAHYAFNPKDIKKIQKNSNPDVREPSEDEIRARINRLSQIFADKAAVSRLPDNGEKIHRQIISLNLQLDQLRMAKRNKEDVIEL; translated from the exons ATGGCGGATGGAAAAAAGAAGCAGGCAATGAGTCTCAATCAGCTACACAATCGGTTTCTTCATGATCTCTCCGCTTCTCACTCTAAGCCCAAACCGGGCGCAG TGGAAGATAATACGCAGTGGAAGGTGAAGGCAGTTGAATCTACTGAAGGAAATGATGATGTTCCCCGGTTTGATTTCGATACcacttctcctcctcctcttcaaG AAGGAGAGGTGAATGTTGAAGAGCCTGTGTCAACAAAGATTAAGGATTCTTCTCCTCAGCTATTTGCCGGCATTGCTGATTTTGATTCCCCATCCCCCAGTTTTG CCTTTGAACCGCGTGAAAGTAGCAAGACTACTGAAGCTGGCAGCAGTTCTTGTGAGGCAAATCCGACTATTTCGGGGTCGTCTGAACATAATACCAATCTTTCCG TTGGTATGAAACTCGAGCATATTGGACAAGAGAGCAGTAAACTATCTGATATAGAAGATAATGCTTCCAAGAAGAGATCCTTATTATCTGGTGGTGTTGATCATGCTTCTAATTTCCGAG GAGAAGAAAGGCAAACGAAGGTGAAAATTGAAGGCAGGCGTCGCCTTTGTagaatttcaaagaataatGATAGCGCGTCTGCGGCAGGGAGGAAATCTATAAGAGATGAAGAGCCAAAATTTGATGGCATTTCAGATTTTGATTCACCTCCTCAGGTGAATAAAACATGTGAGAGTGCTGGGAATGAAATCAGGGATATACTGAATGATTTGAGCGCAAGGCTTGAGATTCTTTcaattgagaagaaaagggTCCCCAAGAAGGTAGATCCCATGGAGGATTTCCAGGACACAATAAGAAGTAAATTACATGACTTGACCATAAAAGAGGGGGTCCCAGAATATCACAATGCTGCTTCTTCATACCTGCTTTCATCTGATTGTGTGGATAACACAATTGAGTCAAAAGTTGGAAGTATTGTCACCAGTGAACTCCAAGGGGGAAAAACTTCTATTTCCAAGGGTAAGGATGATACTTGTGTTGGTAAGGCCAACAGAACCTTGTATAAGTGCGAAGGGCTCAACAATGATAAACTTATGAGGGCACATGTAAAATCAGCATCTACAACAGAATCTCAAGCTTACAATTACAGCAGAGAAGTAGAAGGCTTTGATACCGGTGATTATGTGGCTTTCAGTAAAAAAGACAAAGTCAAACAAGTTGATAGGAGGCAAGAGAAGATTATTGATGTATCTGATAACGAATCTGATGAGGTCACAGTATTGGAAGATCATGTAGATGACCTCACTTTGAGTGGTCCGAAGTTGACGTACAAGTTACCTCGTAAATTAGCAAAAATGCTGTACCCTCATCAGCGGGAAGGATTGAAATGGCTCTGGTCTCTTCATTGTAAGGGTAAAGGTGGTATTTTGGGTGATGATATGGGCCTCGGCAAGACAATGcag ATTTGTAGCTTTATAGCTGGACTGTTCCACTCAAATTTGGTTAGAAGGGTATTGGTTGTTGCACCTAAAACACTATTAGCCCATTGGATTAATGAGCTATCAACAGTTGGGCTCTCTGAGAAGACGAGAGA GTATTTTGCAACTTGTACAAAAACTCGACACTATGAGCTCCAATATGTACTTCAG GACAAAGGTGTTCTTCTAACAACGTACGATATTGTGCGGAACAATGCGAAATCCTTATGTGGAGATTATCATTACAATGATGATGGAGACGAAGATGAAACAACATGGGATTATATGATTCTTGATGaa GGCcatcttataaaaaatccaaGCACACAAAGGGCAAAAAGTTTGCTTCAGATACCTTGTCTTCACCGTATCATTATCAGTGGCACACCACTCCAAAACAATCTGAAG GAACTGTGGGCGTTATTTAATTTCTGCTGTCCAGAGCTATTAGGCGACAAGAAAGA GTTTAAGGAAAAATACGAGCACTTCATCAATAGaggaaatgagaaaaatgCCTCTGATC GAGTTCAGAGAATGCATTCAACCATTTTTTCTGAGACGATTGAAAAGTGAAGTATTTCATGATGATACCACACTTTCCAAGAAGAATGAGATTATTGTATGGCTAAGGTTAACTCGATGTCAG CGTCAACTTTATGAAGCTTTCTTAAAGAGTGAGATTGTCCTCTCAGCTTGTGATGGTTCCCCTCTTGCTGCACTTACG ATcctgaaaaaaatatgtgatcATCCGCTTCTATTGACAAAACGAGCTGCTGAAGATGTCCTAGAAGGGATGGATTCAATTGTAGACCAAGAAGATCATCGTGTTGCTGAAAGATTGGCAATGCACATAGCAGATGTTGCAGAGAGATTTGACATTGTCGAGAATCATGATATCTCTtgcaaaatatcatttatattatctttacTG GGCGATTTAGTTCCAAAGGGACATAATGTGCTTATATTTTCACAAACGCGGAAGATGCTAAATCTAATTCAG GAATCTTTGATATCCAATCACTACAAGTACATCAGGATAGATGGTACTACTAAAGCCAGCGACAGAGCTAAAATTGTCAAG GATTTCCAAGAAGGGCATGCAGCCCCAATATTTCTCCTGACCACCCAAGTTGGTGGATTGGGCCTTACACTCACTAATGCAGATCGTGTTATTGTAGTTGATCCAGCATGGAATCCGAG CACTGACAATCAGAGTGTAGATCGGGCATACCGCATTGGTCAGAAGAAGGATGTTATTGTGTACAGATTAATGACGTGTGGCACTGTGGAAgagaaaatttatagaaagcAG GTATTTAAAGGAGGATTATTCAGAAGTGCAACTGAACATAAAGAACAAATCCGTTATTTCAGCCAACAG GATCTTCGGGATCTTTTCAGCTTGCCGAAACAAGGATTTGATATTTCTCCCACTCAACAACAGCTGCTTGAAGAACATGATCATCAGCATACAAT GGAAGAGTCTCTTAGAGCCCATGTCGAGTTCCTTGAAACTCTTAATATAGCCGGAATTAGCCAGCATAATTTGCTCTTCTCCAAGGCAGCACCTTTACAAGCAGTTGAAATAGAGGAGGAAGCAGGAAG GTTAAGAGGGAGTAGATTCATGGGGAATCCACCAACACGATCATCAATTGAACAAAATGTTGATGG AGCGCATTATGCTTTTAATCCCAAGGATATAAAGAAAATCCAGAAGAATTCAAATCCTGATGTTAGGGAACCATCAGAAGATGAAATCAGAGCAAGAATTAATCGCTTATCTCAGATCTTTGCTGACAAG GCTGCAGTTTCTAGGCTGCCTGACAACGGGGAGAAAATACACAGGCAAATAATTTCATTGAACCTTCAGCTTGATCAGTTGCGAATGGcaaaaagaaacaaggaaGATGTCATTGAGTTATag